A portion of the Myxococcus stipitatus genome contains these proteins:
- a CDS encoding phosphopantetheine-binding protein, with translation MTTEEMRTRLVEVLREFLPRVAPGEPVEMSRPLSEMGLDSMSAINLMLALEGAFDISFPDELLTAETFHSPATLESTVSSLSLRGAAA, from the coding sequence ATGACGACAGAAGAGATGAGGACCCGGCTCGTCGAGGTGCTGCGCGAGTTCCTGCCCCGGGTGGCGCCTGGCGAGCCCGTGGAGATGTCTCGCCCGCTCAGCGAGATGGGGCTGGATTCGATGAGCGCCATCAACCTGATGCTGGCGCTCGAGGGCGCCTTCGACATCTCCTTTCCGGACGAGCTCCTCACCGCGGAGACGTTTCACTCCCCCGCGACGCTGGAGTCCACCGTCTCGTCCCTGTCCCTGCGCGGCGCCGCGGCGTGA
- a CDS encoding alpha/beta fold hydrolase, with translation MSASYGNPFELGERAVRPTRLFLTGGTGFLGSHFLLWRLMGGGHVYALVRGKSTEQARARLLESLALSAASYDVPVPVDAFEERVTCLKGDITLPHCGLSPDELTLLAEARLDEVWHSAASLSYEDRHRRKIHAHNCVGTRNVLAVASRAGARRFIYVSTAYTAGTRRGVIPEAAHPEAPGDGAFNNYYEESKAEAERDVARLCAEEGRDYSILRPSVIVGPSATRRSGGTRFGLYGFVRELYRLRDGLAQVTDPLRVLGDEGAGINLVPVDHVVQDMLRLSATGFEGGPFHHLVGPVELPAAGLVDKLATILELPILRFTTRRETEATPIEELFDLRGAFYASYGLNPKRFARALPPHPPLTFADLDVYLASFLAELARERSGDTFTPVQVRAADGAEVCAFTRGDPSHPVLVLCNAYAMPEEFLAPLAQRLAQRWRVVTWNTRWLPTPTPDFDPARCDSGVHVEDLIAVLDRLGIQRVEAVVGWSSGAQVALRALAEHPARFARGVILNGTVSLPPAPDHPLTAFEKNLRRLFPQIAANPRVAERYCKLIFGGDTASGAPQSEDRKVVASVLTSTDPHLLYMTSVPFRSPTSLFRYAHMVCALFRERDDAWTSSVKQPVLVHGGGADLISHPDQVASLARRLADARTVLHPSADHFSHFYDEGIATMIEEFVQQAPSRARPVEPTSEEGFSRTLDRLIQLSNADPSNPFRDLVWEKSLPEDQHWMSPELLSVHGTPWAEKLTPRQLLALSKWECINFFSLNVTGIRELLTEMISRMHTPGYEQSSEYLHHLVLEENEHMWYFSRFCLTYGGKIYKDRRIRYDAFPEPDIKEFLAFATVLVFEEIVDIYNSQMGKDARLPPFVREINRLHHSDETRHITYGRLNIERLHQGLRARHGVERLRDVERALKRFMLTSMQKFYNPEIYKDVGLPEPLKLRNELLAHPERIAFNERILSKTTRFMVKKEIFTDDRLA, from the coding sequence GGCAGCCACTTCCTCCTCTGGCGGTTGATGGGCGGCGGGCACGTCTACGCCCTCGTCCGAGGCAAGTCCACGGAGCAGGCGCGGGCCCGACTCCTGGAGTCACTCGCCCTCAGCGCGGCGTCGTATGACGTCCCCGTCCCCGTGGACGCCTTCGAGGAGCGGGTCACGTGTTTGAAAGGTGACATCACCCTGCCACACTGTGGGCTCTCCCCGGATGAGCTGACATTGCTCGCCGAGGCGCGGCTCGATGAAGTCTGGCATTCGGCGGCGAGCCTGTCGTACGAGGACCGCCACCGCCGGAAGATACATGCGCACAATTGCGTGGGGACGCGGAACGTCCTGGCCGTCGCGTCGCGCGCGGGGGCTCGCCGCTTCATCTACGTCTCCACGGCCTACACCGCGGGGACCCGGCGAGGGGTGATACCGGAGGCGGCGCACCCGGAGGCGCCGGGAGACGGCGCCTTCAACAACTACTACGAGGAGAGCAAGGCGGAGGCGGAGCGGGACGTCGCGCGCCTGTGCGCGGAGGAGGGGCGGGACTACAGCATCCTGCGTCCCTCGGTCATCGTCGGCCCCAGCGCCACCCGGCGCAGCGGTGGGACGCGGTTCGGGCTCTACGGTTTCGTCCGGGAGCTGTACCGGCTGCGAGACGGGCTGGCCCAGGTCACGGACCCGCTGCGGGTGCTGGGCGACGAGGGCGCGGGCATCAACCTGGTCCCGGTGGACCACGTGGTGCAGGACATGCTCCGGCTGAGCGCCACGGGCTTCGAGGGTGGGCCCTTCCACCACCTGGTGGGGCCCGTGGAGCTGCCGGCCGCGGGGCTGGTCGACAAGCTCGCCACCATCCTCGAGCTGCCCATCCTGCGCTTCACCACCCGGCGCGAGACGGAGGCGACGCCCATCGAGGAGCTCTTCGACCTGCGCGGGGCCTTCTATGCCAGCTATGGCCTGAACCCGAAGCGCTTCGCCCGCGCCCTCCCACCGCACCCCCCGCTCACCTTCGCGGACCTGGATGTCTATCTGGCCAGCTTCCTCGCGGAGCTGGCGCGGGAGCGCTCCGGCGACACCTTCACCCCGGTCCAGGTGCGCGCGGCCGACGGCGCGGAGGTGTGTGCCTTCACACGCGGGGACCCGTCCCACCCGGTGCTGGTCCTGTGCAACGCGTACGCGATGCCGGAGGAGTTCCTGGCGCCACTCGCGCAGCGGCTGGCCCAGCGCTGGCGCGTGGTGACGTGGAACACCCGCTGGCTGCCCACGCCGACGCCGGACTTCGACCCCGCCCGCTGCGACTCCGGGGTGCACGTGGAGGACTTGATCGCCGTCCTCGACCGGCTGGGAATCCAACGGGTGGAGGCGGTGGTGGGCTGGAGCAGCGGCGCGCAGGTGGCCCTGCGGGCCCTCGCCGAGCACCCGGCGCGCTTCGCGCGAGGGGTCATCCTCAATGGGACGGTGTCCCTGCCGCCCGCGCCGGACCACCCGCTCACCGCGTTCGAGAAGAACCTGCGGCGGCTCTTTCCCCAGATCGCCGCGAACCCACGCGTGGCGGAGCGCTACTGCAAGCTCATCTTCGGGGGCGACACCGCCAGCGGCGCGCCCCAGAGCGAGGACCGCAAGGTGGTGGCCAGCGTCCTCACGTCCACGGACCCGCACCTGCTCTACATGACGAGCGTTCCGTTCCGCTCCCCCACCAGCCTCTTCCGCTACGCGCACATGGTCTGCGCGCTGTTCCGCGAGCGCGACGACGCGTGGACGTCCTCGGTGAAGCAGCCGGTGCTCGTCCACGGCGGGGGCGCGGACCTCATCTCGCATCCGGACCAGGTGGCCTCGCTCGCTCGCCGTCTCGCCGACGCTCGGACCGTCCTCCACCCGTCCGCCGACCACTTCTCCCATTTCTATGACGAAGGGATTGCCACCATGATCGAGGAATTCGTTCAGCAGGCGCCGTCCCGAGCCCGTCCGGTGGAGCCGACGAGCGAGGAGGGGTTCTCCCGCACCCTCGACCGGCTCATCCAGCTCTCCAACGCCGACCCGTCCAATCCCTTCCGGGACCTGGTCTGGGAGAAGTCGCTGCCGGAGGACCAGCACTGGATGAGCCCGGAGCTGCTGTCCGTGCATGGCACGCCCTGGGCGGAGAAGCTGACGCCCCGGCAATTGCTGGCGCTCAGCAAGTGGGAGTGCATCAACTTCTTCAGCCTGAACGTGACGGGCATCCGCGAGCTGCTCACGGAGATGATCAGCCGGATGCACACCCCCGGCTACGAGCAGTCCTCGGAGTACCTCCACCACCTGGTGCTCGAGGAGAACGAGCACATGTGGTACTTCTCGCGGTTCTGCCTGACGTACGGCGGAAAGATATACAAGGACCGCCGCATCCGTTACGACGCCTTCCCCGAGCCAGACATCAAGGAGTTCCTGGCGTTCGCCACGGTGCTGGTGTTCGAGGAGATCGTCGATATCTACAACAGCCAGATGGGCAAGGACGCGCGGCTGCCGCCGTTCGTGCGTGAAATCAACCGGCTGCACCACTCGGACGAGACGCGCCACATCACCTACGGGCGGCTGAACATCGAGCGGCTCCACCAGGGCCTGAGGGCCCGGCACGGCGTGGAGCGGTTGCGGGACGTGGAGCGCGCGCTCAAGCGCTTCATGCTCACGTCGATGCAGAAGTTCTACAACCCGGAAATCTACAAGGACGTCGGGTTGCCCGAGCCGTTGAAGCTGCGCAACGAGCTGCTCGCCCACCCGGAGCGCATCGCCTTCAACGAGCGCATCCTGTCCAAGACGACGCGGTTCATGGTGAAGAAGGAGATCTTCACCGACGACCGGCTGGCCTGA
- a CDS encoding alpha/beta fold hydrolase, protein MVHKGKLLTGLGLVGTIAFALGFRKDRPAREVEARRAPAPPSRFIDVNGVRTHYRDQGQGPVIVLLHGSNASLHTWNGWVEALSPHYRVITADVPGQGATGPDPMHRYRFEDEVAWLDAFVRQLGLERFTLGGNSMGGGISWRYTLLHPEKVERLILVSAYGLPRDEHLPIYLRFYAVPGLRRVVRWYAPRFMVRRAVEATYGDPRRVTQAKVDLYEDILLREGNREATWRRFAAHEDDDMEQRLGEIQVPTLILWGSDDTWILPKYAEKFHSAIPDTRLVIFDGLGHVLMEEDPAKTVAVVQEFLRDTEPAHAGRPTTAYADLHREG, encoded by the coding sequence ATGGTTCACAAGGGCAAGTTGCTGACGGGGCTGGGACTGGTGGGGACTATCGCCTTCGCCCTGGGGTTCCGGAAGGACCGCCCCGCGAGGGAAGTCGAGGCACGGCGCGCGCCAGCGCCGCCCTCGCGGTTCATCGACGTCAACGGGGTGCGCACGCACTATCGCGACCAGGGCCAGGGCCCCGTCATCGTGCTGCTGCACGGCTCCAACGCGTCGCTGCACACCTGGAACGGCTGGGTGGAGGCGCTGTCGCCCCACTACCGGGTCATCACGGCGGACGTGCCCGGCCAGGGCGCCACCGGACCCGACCCCATGCACCGCTACCGCTTCGAGGACGAGGTCGCCTGGCTGGATGCGTTCGTGCGCCAGCTCGGGCTGGAGCGCTTCACGCTCGGCGGCAACTCGATGGGGGGCGGCATCTCCTGGCGCTACACCCTGCTCCACCCGGAGAAGGTGGAGCGGCTCATCCTCGTGAGCGCCTACGGCCTGCCCCGCGACGAGCACCTGCCCATCTACCTGCGCTTCTACGCGGTGCCCGGCCTGCGCCGCGTGGTGCGGTGGTACGCGCCCCGCTTCATGGTGCGACGGGCCGTGGAGGCGACGTATGGCGATCCGCGGCGCGTCACCCAGGCCAAGGTGGACCTCTACGAGGACATCCTCCTGCGCGAGGGGAACCGAGAGGCCACCTGGCGACGCTTCGCCGCCCATGAGGACGACGACATGGAACAGCGGCTGGGGGAGATCCAGGTCCCCACCCTCATCCTCTGGGGCAGCGACGACACGTGGATCCTCCCCAAGTACGCGGAGAAGTTCCACTCCGCCATCCCCGACACCCGGCTGGTGATCTTCGACGGGCTGGGCCACGTCCTCATGGAGGAGGACCCGGCCAAGACGGTGGCCGTCGTCCAGGAGTTCCTCCGAGACACCGAGCCGGCCCACGCTGGCCGGCCCACCACCGCCTACGCCGATCTCCACCGGGAAGGCTAG
- a CDS encoding ABC1 kinase family protein → MSTLRKVESPAEQPRPGEAGAPTAGAPPDPRERRVEAALRRWREREREAHPSRVEAARELGQVLRARARDAPPTPQVREAEVYRAGIGRTLLQLGVWLFGALWLLVRIAGDILRRRDSLQSRAVHLRRLIERAGGTWIKLGQQLAIRVDLLPYPVAQELEKMLDAAPPIPFTQVRVLVERAVRRPLQEVFAELSEEPVGSGSVACVYRGVLHGGERVAVKVRRPGVGALFAADMRALGWILWLAELWLIPPGYSRQLLYELSTMLYEELDFVREARYTELFQDRMRRLGQRFARSPGVYGDLSNHEVLVSEFVSGVWLKDLISAAERQDEEGLRRLAELGIVPRKVARRLLKIARLCAQEGLFFHADLHPANVVVQPDSKLVLIDFGSCGAFTARERRVWREIADAQANEDVGRMVAAVLALLEPLPSVDVEEFSRKLEGIFWQDLYANKSRTSRWWERTSANLWIGFFKLAQEYRVPMNLNTLRMIRSTMLSDSLAARLDPRIDHYREYRRYEVQLGRRMRRRLEKRLANLTEDRSFIRYEQFYEAAVTGFYRLQRFLDSSTYRFAVTERLLSFVLSQLLRAGAWLLVGALAVRCVAALLGVTRQGRSAREALGAELLSGSAWSQTFLNPLFLGAVAVAVVVTLRGLSFRLSDKDREAGTRTAL, encoded by the coding sequence GTGAGCACGCTCCGGAAGGTCGAGTCACCGGCGGAGCAGCCGCGGCCGGGCGAGGCGGGGGCGCCCACGGCGGGCGCTCCGCCAGACCCGCGCGAGCGCAGAGTGGAGGCCGCGCTCCGACGCTGGCGCGAGCGCGAGCGCGAGGCACACCCCTCGCGCGTCGAGGCCGCGCGGGAGCTGGGGCAGGTGCTCCGGGCGCGAGCCCGGGACGCGCCGCCCACGCCCCAGGTGCGGGAGGCGGAGGTGTACCGCGCCGGCATCGGGCGGACGTTGCTCCAGCTCGGCGTCTGGCTCTTCGGCGCGCTCTGGCTCCTGGTGAGAATCGCCGGGGACATCCTCCGGCGGCGCGACTCGCTCCAGTCGCGGGCCGTGCACCTGCGGCGGCTCATCGAGCGGGCCGGAGGGACGTGGATAAAGCTGGGCCAGCAACTGGCCATCCGGGTCGACTTGTTGCCGTACCCGGTGGCCCAGGAGCTGGAGAAGATGCTGGACGCCGCGCCGCCCATCCCCTTCACGCAGGTGAGGGTGCTGGTGGAGCGGGCCGTCCGCCGTCCGCTCCAGGAGGTGTTCGCCGAGCTGAGCGAGGAGCCGGTCGGCTCCGGGTCGGTCGCGTGTGTCTACCGGGGCGTGCTCCATGGCGGGGAGCGGGTGGCGGTGAAGGTCCGCCGGCCTGGGGTGGGGGCGCTCTTCGCCGCGGACATGCGCGCGCTGGGGTGGATCCTCTGGCTCGCGGAGCTGTGGCTCATCCCGCCCGGCTATTCGCGCCAGCTTCTCTACGAGCTGAGCACCATGCTCTACGAGGAGCTCGATTTCGTCCGCGAGGCCCGCTACACGGAGCTCTTCCAGGACCGGATGCGCCGGCTGGGGCAGCGCTTCGCGCGCTCGCCGGGCGTCTACGGCGACCTCTCCAACCACGAGGTGCTGGTCTCTGAGTTCGTCTCCGGTGTCTGGCTCAAGGACCTCATCTCCGCGGCCGAGCGCCAGGACGAGGAGGGACTGCGCCGGCTGGCCGAGCTGGGCATCGTCCCGCGCAAGGTGGCGCGCAGGCTGCTGAAGATTGCCCGCCTGTGCGCGCAGGAGGGCCTCTTCTTCCACGCGGACCTCCACCCGGCGAACGTGGTGGTCCAGCCGGACAGCAAGCTGGTGCTCATCGACTTCGGCTCCTGCGGCGCCTTCACCGCGCGCGAGCGGCGGGTGTGGCGGGAGATCGCCGACGCGCAGGCGAACGAGGATGTCGGCCGCATGGTGGCCGCGGTGCTGGCGTTGCTGGAGCCGCTGCCTTCCGTGGACGTGGAGGAGTTCTCCCGCAAGCTGGAGGGCATCTTCTGGCAGGACCTGTACGCCAACAAGAGCCGCACCTCGCGCTGGTGGGAGCGCACGTCCGCCAACCTGTGGATCGGCTTCTTCAAGCTGGCCCAGGAGTACCGGGTGCCGATGAACCTGAACACCCTGCGGATGATTCGCTCCACCATGCTGTCCGACAGCCTGGCGGCGCGGTTGGACCCGCGCATCGACCACTACCGCGAGTACCGCCGATACGAGGTCCAGCTCGGGCGGCGGATGCGCCGGAGGTTGGAGAAGCGGTTGGCCAACCTCACCGAGGACCGCTCGTTCATCCGCTACGAACAGTTCTACGAGGCGGCCGTGACGGGCTTCTACCGGCTCCAGCGCTTCCTCGACTCGTCCACCTACCGCTTCGCGGTGACGGAGCGGCTGCTCTCCTTCGTGTTGTCCCAGCTGCTGCGGGCCGGGGCCTGGCTGTTGGTGGGCGCGCTGGCGGTCCGCTGCGTCGCGGCCCTGCTGGGCGTCACCCGACAGGGTCGAAGCGCGCGGGAGGCCCTCGGCGCGGAGCTGCTGTCGGGCTCCGCGTGGAGCCAGACGTTCCTCAACCCCTTGTTCCTGGGGGCCGTCGCCGTCGCCGTGGTGGTGACGCTCCGGGGACTCAGCTTCCGACTCTCCGACAAGGACCGGGAGGCGGGCACACGCACCGCGCTCTGA
- a CDS encoding class I adenylate-forming enzyme family protein encodes MDPRHLGSLLDDAARLHGDRPFLRDERTCFTYVELASASRRLGGWLAGQGLRRGDRAVILTRNRVEVALAAFATARIGGAFTVLHGGLREAGLRRILAQVTPAVAFLDESTAHLASAFEGVPIVWVGGGAVPATGHGLERILETGRAECPPFTGVDVDPVCLVYTSGSTGAPRGVTLSHDNILFVVAAIQARLQYTREDVVGVFLPLSFDYGLYQVFLAAQVGATVFVGGAELAGPALVTTLERQRVTVLPGVPTLFAALLKLLERRGAGGLRLRALTNTGAHLPSGHVALLRQRLPGVAVFPMYGLTECKRVSILLPEEVEAHPGSVGRALPGTEAMILDEEGRELPPGEVGELVIQGRHVALGYWGAPEETALRYRLHPRGLGRVLYSGDLFRMDAEGFLQFVGRKDFLLKRRGFRLHPLEIEDVACALPGVAEAGVVQEADSDRLHLFVTATGGPDAPPGREAGVLDALASRLEAHKVPDRVHWVPELPRTPNGKLDRAALSTWVERGGRS; translated from the coding sequence ATGGACCCGCGACACCTCGGCAGCCTGCTGGACGACGCCGCGCGCCTGCATGGGGACCGCCCGTTCCTCCGGGACGAGCGGACCTGCTTCACCTACGTCGAGCTGGCGTCCGCCAGCCGCCGCCTCGGTGGGTGGCTCGCGGGCCAGGGCCTGCGGCGAGGAGACCGCGCCGTCATCCTCACCCGCAACCGCGTGGAGGTGGCGCTGGCCGCGTTCGCGACGGCGCGCATCGGCGGGGCCTTCACCGTGCTGCACGGCGGGCTGCGCGAGGCGGGGCTGCGGAGGATCCTCGCGCAGGTGACTCCCGCCGTCGCCTTCCTGGACGAGAGCACCGCGCACCTGGCCTCCGCCTTCGAGGGTGTGCCCATCGTCTGGGTGGGCGGCGGCGCGGTGCCCGCCACCGGCCACGGCCTGGAGCGGATATTGGAGACCGGGCGGGCCGAGTGTCCGCCGTTCACGGGCGTGGACGTGGACCCCGTCTGCCTCGTCTACACCTCCGGCTCCACGGGCGCGCCGCGTGGGGTGACGCTCAGCCACGACAACATCCTGTTCGTGGTCGCCGCCATCCAGGCGCGGCTCCAGTACACGCGCGAGGACGTGGTGGGCGTCTTCCTCCCGCTCTCCTTCGACTACGGGCTGTATCAGGTATTCCTCGCCGCGCAGGTGGGGGCAACCGTCTTCGTCGGCGGAGCGGAGCTGGCGGGCCCGGCGCTGGTCACCACGCTGGAGCGTCAGCGCGTCACCGTCCTGCCCGGTGTCCCCACCCTCTTCGCGGCGCTGCTCAAGCTGCTGGAGCGGAGGGGCGCGGGAGGACTCCGGCTGCGCGCGCTCACCAACACCGGCGCCCACCTCCCGTCCGGCCACGTGGCCTTGCTGCGCCAGCGGCTGCCGGGCGTCGCGGTGTTCCCGATGTATGGACTGACCGAATGCAAGCGCGTCTCCATCCTCCTTCCCGAGGAGGTGGAGGCGCATCCGGGGTCGGTGGGGCGCGCGCTGCCCGGCACGGAGGCGATGATTCTCGACGAGGAGGGCCGCGAGCTGCCGCCCGGGGAGGTGGGGGAGCTGGTCATCCAGGGCCGCCACGTCGCGCTGGGGTACTGGGGGGCGCCGGAGGAGACCGCGCTGCGCTACCGGCTCCATCCGCGGGGGCTGGGCCGGGTGCTGTACTCCGGCGACCTGTTCCGCATGGACGCGGAGGGCTTCCTCCAGTTCGTGGGCCGCAAGGACTTCCTCCTCAAGCGCCGGGGCTTCCGCCTGCACCCGCTGGAAATCGAGGACGTGGCCTGCGCGCTGCCTGGCGTGGCCGAGGCGGGCGTGGTGCAGGAGGCGGACTCGGACCGGCTGCACCTGTTCGTCACCGCGACGGGAGGGCCGGACGCGCCACCGGGACGGGAAGCGGGCGTGCTCGACGCGCTCGCCAGTCGACTGGAGGCCCACAAGGTGCCGGACCGGGTGCACTGGGTGCCGGAGCTGCCCCGGACTCCCAACGGGAAGCTGGACCGCGCCGCGCTGTCCACCTGGGTGGAGCGAGGGGGGCGGTCATGA